The DNA segment TGGTGTTGGTACCCTTGAATTTTGATGTTTGTGGAAATGAGTTTGGTTGTTTAGTTTTGTGAATTAATTTGAAGccaaaatttccacaaaaatAGTTAAGTAAGTATATTAGGTAGATACTCAGCATAGTCGAAGTCATTTCTAACTATCCAATAATTCCTATCAATAATTTTTCtacaaatcaaatttttttattgaacttCATATTATTCAATTCTTCTGTAAAATTCCTAACGCAGAAATGTTAATTGTATCTTTCAAATTCTGATACGAAAAGTTGTTGGGCTACTCCTGGTACAAATGGGAAAATATTTAATAAGTGACATGAACTTCTTTGGTTATATGAATAAAAGGTATTATCGAATAAGATATCATGATACATAGAAACCCCCTTTTATCATTTGAGTAATATTTATGTATGTACCTGCCAAGAATACATATAGAACCTATAAATTTTACGAGTACtaattctattttcttttgaagaAATGTGGTCTAGAAAATTGAAACACCTATGGAAGCCTTCAAAGTCATTAGTACGTTCTTCCTCACAAACTGCTCCAGTAAGAAAAGTTAACAATGATACCCTCTCCGATATCAATAAGTTTGTTCTTGGTGAAACTGTCCACGGTTTTCAAGTGAAAGAAGTTAGAGAAATAAAGGAATTCAAAGTAGTGGCTCTCCTGTTAGTACACGAGAAGACAAAATCGGAATATCTACATCTGTTCAGAAATGATTCAAACAATGTATTTTCAGTCAATTTTAGAACTACACCTAGAAATAGTACAGGTCTACCGCATATATTAGAACATATAGTATTATGTGGCTCAGAGATGTACCCAGTGCGGGATCCATTTTTCAAAATGTTGAATAGATCCTTGGCAACTTTTATGAATGCCATGACTGGTTCCGATTTCACAATGTATCCTTTTAGTAGCCAGAATTTGACAGATTTCAGAAATCTACAAAGAATTTATTTGGATGCTGTCTTCAGACCTGAACTGAAGGAATTAGATTTCATGGAAGAGGGTTGGAGGCTTGAGAATACCGATCTGAATGATGTAAAGTCGCCATTATTTTTAACTGGTGTTgtttataatgaaatgaaaggagCATTCTctgaaaatgaaagaatattgggtcaaaaattacaaaatctTATACTACCTGATCATACTTACTCTGTTATATCGGGTGGTGAtccaatgaagatacctgactTGACTTGGgaggatttgaaaaattttcataaaaaccACTACCACCCTAGTAATGCAAGATTTTACTCATATGGAAATTTCCCATTATTACCTTCTCTTGAATacataaataatgaatatttatcAAAGTATACTTACTTATCTCCAGAGAACACTAAAGTTCCACCACAAAAAAGATGGATGGATTCTAAGGAAGAACATATATATGGCAGATTTGAAAATATGGGGGATGTCATTGAAAAACAGAACTCTGTAGTAATATCCCTGTTGATGTCTGATATTACAGATATTTATGAAAcatttgtattgaattttattactGAATTACTAATAAGAGGTTCAAATGCTCCGTTTTATAGAACTATGATTGAACCAAACTTTTCTGGAGGATTTACTCAAACAACTGGTTTTGATAATCAAACAAGAGATAGTATTTTCACAGTTGGTCTGCAAGGTTTGAAGCAAGGCGACATGCATAGAGTTGCCAAAATTTTCGATTATACTATTGACAAAGTAATAAAGGTTGGATTTGATGAGAAACACATTGAATCTGTATTACATAGATATGAGTTGTCTCTAAAACATGAAACTTCCAATTTCGGACTTCATTTACTATTTGGACTAGTACCAATTTGGAATCATGATGGACACATATTGAACATTATGGAGGTAAATAAATTACTTGGCAAGCTACAAGAGAATATGCAGAATAATCCAAAATATCTCCAAGAAATGGTCAAAAAGCATTTCAAAGATAACAAGCACCGTTTGACAATTACAATGACTCCTGACGTGGAGTATGAAGAAAAATTAAGTTCAGAGGAAAAAAGACTGACTGAAAAGAAGAGCGCTGAACTCACcttagaagaaaaagaagatctGTTCAAGAAAAATTTAGAATTGAAAGAAAGACAATCAAAACCTCAAAACACTGAAATTCTGCCTACATTGAGTATTGATGATGTAAGCACTGATGTGGAAAGAATTCCGGTGGAACATACTACCATAGGGCACATTCCAGTGCAAATAAATAGAGTCAATACGAATGGTATTGTTTATTTCAAAGGAATTTTAAGTACTATGCATTTAAGTCCAGAACAACAAATGCTACTACCTCTATTTTGTTATGTTATAAACAAATTAGGTACTTCAAAATTTAATTATAAAGAATTTGACAGTTTAGCCCAGAGGAAAACTTCTGGTCTGGATTTGAATGTTCATGTTGGTGAAAGTTTGTATACCTTACATACATATGAGCCAGGAGTAGCTATTTCGAGTTACTGCCTTGAGAAGAACTTGGATGATATGTGGGAACTGTGGTCAcaaattttcaatatcaatcAGTTAGAAGATGTGGCCAGATTCAAGATGTTAGTGCAGTTGTATATGGCGAATTTAACACAAGGATTGGCTGATTCGGGACACATTTATGCGATGCAGGCAGCAGCAGCTTTGGTTTCAGGGTCATCTAGTCAGAAAGAATACTTGACTGGTTTGCAACATATCGCCTACATGAAGAAGTTGATGAATGTATCCAACTATCCAGCTATGCTGAGGGCAATGTTGGGGATCGCAAAGGCcattttcaatgagaaaaatttGAGGTATGAATAGCTTCATTTTTGGAggtttttttcaccctaaaattTATGATAGGAATGAATCATGAGAATTTTTTCTTTGGAATAGTGGCAATACATATTTTCAACATCGAAACTAGAAACATAATAATTATTAATAGTCGAGCAGTTGTTGTTAGGTATACCTTTTTATTCAAAGTTTGTTGATCAAACAACCACATAATTGAAAGTATGACAGATGAAAGTTGCACTATTCGGAAATGCGTTCACACTTACATGGTTTTACCTTAATTCCGATTCTTAAGAGTAGTTTATACCACGAGaatttctcgccatccgtataagccGTAAGGTCGAAAGACTACcaaaatgtggggtgttgccagaacactcgaAAAAATGGCAGCACTTCACGAAAGTCCTCTTTCAATATCAGCAGGTTTCGTATTGTAGAGAATGGCGATActcttcgagaaatttttttatgtgaaaattcattgaaaaaatcggaAGGTGAATAACATAAATGAACATTCGTTCTTCACTGgaaaaatttttctaattttttttccatttgccATTCTGGCTTTCCGAACTGAACAgctgaatgaattgaatttcatcAAATCAATGCAGAATAGTACGGAGTGAAACCTGATATTATACCCTACCATCCATTAATCGAAAATTTTATATGAGTTGCAGAATGCTCAAATACATGTTACTTTCATAATTATAatcaaaatcatatttttctgaaatcgTTAACATAATTTGCTTCTATTTTCAAATACTTGCAGTGTTTTGAATTATGATACAAGATAACAGAATCTCATTGCAAAGTGATCGTTTCATGATTTGGACAGTTCAAAAAGTCCATTTTTTACTTCAATGCAAAAACAATTACTTCAATCGAAATGAAGTTActtcatgaaaataaagttaCTTTTGAAAATAGCTCTTGAAGATAACATTATGTATTTCGCTAAATGAGTCCAGTAACATGATCTGCATTCATTTTCACCCTATAGTCTTGAAGGTTGCAAAGAAGGATACAAAGATTCCATtgataaaaattgttttttgagGTCATAATTTGAActatgtatttgaaaaatcatatttatttTG comes from the Coccinella septempunctata chromosome 2, icCocSept1.1, whole genome shotgun sequence genome and includes:
- the LOC123308808 gene encoding presequence protease, mitochondrial isoform X1, with amino-acid sequence MWSRKLKHLWKPSKSLVRSSSQTAPVRKVNNDTLSDINKFVLGETVHGFQVKEVREIKEFKVVALLLVHEKTKSEYLHLFRNDSNNVFSVNFRTTPRNSTGLPHILEHIVLCGSEMYPVRDPFFKMLNRSLATFMNAMTGSDFTMYPFSSQNLTDFRNLQRIYLDAVFRPELKELDFMEEGWRLENTDLNDVKSPLFLTGVVYNEMKGAFSENERILGQKLQNLILPDHTYSVISGGDPMKIPDLTWEDLKNFHKNHYHPSNARFYSYGNFPLLPSLEYINNEYLSKYTYLSPENTKVPPQKRWMDSKEEHIYGRFENMGDVIEKQNSVVISLLMSDITDIYETFVLNFITELLIRGSNAPFYRTMIEPNFSGGFTQTTGFDNQTRDSIFTVGLQGLKQGDMHRVAKIFDYTIDKVIKVGFDEKHIESVLHRYELSLKHETSNFGLHLLFGLVPIWNHDGHILNIMEVNKLLGKLQENMQNNPKYLQEMVKKHFKDNKHRLTITMTPDVEYEEKLSSEEKRLTEKKSAELTLEEKEDLFKKNLELKERQSKPQNTEILPTLSIDDVSTDVERIPVEHTTIGHIPVQINRVNTNGIVYFKGILSTMHLSPEQQMLLPLFCYVINKLGTSKFNYKEFDSLAQRKTSGLDLNVHVGESLYTLHTYEPGVAISSYCLEKNLDDMWELWSQIFNINQLEDVARFKMLVQLYMANLTQGLADSGHIYAMQAAAALVSGSSSQKEYLTGLQHIAYMKKLMNVSNYPAMLRAMLGIAKAIFNEKNLRCCFNVSDDQAPSVLASFRRFISEIPEDSSIPLCDKTYVTGKIVAPKSGSICQHQVLNVPVNYCSKSILTAPYSKREYAQLRVLARLLTSKYLHPTLRERYGAYGAGARMTTDGVFTYYSYRDPRNLQTLDIFDQTRDWLKYEIEKVTPQEIVEAKLGVFQGIDQPVSPSNKGCNEFYLRLTPEELQRHRAEVMAVNKKNLHDVGYKYLSGGAQLLVGKVILGPKTDCDTSKRKNEMWTVVDNSKTITL